TTTAGAGCCGGCAGGATTTCATCTTCATCATATATAACTTCAATATCTGTGCTGACATCTCCATCTGATATTTTTTTCAGCGTTGCGATAACGGTATTCTGCAGATCATCAGCGAATTCGTCCATAGCTTTGGCCATATCACCGATTTCGTCCTTGCGGTCAAATCGAAGTCTTCTGGATAACGAACCCCGTCTCATAGTTTTGATCATTTCACTGGTTTTTTGCAGCGGCCTGCAAATTAGATTGCGAAGAATAAAGGCAAATACCAAAGCGATAATAATTCCGGCGACAGTAATAATATTGAGTAAAATAAAGGTCTGTTGACCGTTTGTGACATTTTGAGAAGCTTGCGCTGAACCTTCAAGAAGCGCCTGGTCCATAAGCTGGTTGATTGCGTCTTCCTGATTTTTCATACTGATGTTCAGAGAGCCGTTTTCCTCGATCATGGGAATAGCCTGAGCATCGTTATTTTCAGTGATCAGAGGCAGAATTTTATTCATTTCTGCTTTGTGAAGTTCACGTGCCGCCAGGAATTGCTCATATAAGTCTTGCATGGCTGGAGAAAGATCGGTGTTTAAAAAATCTTCCTGAAGAGAGTTGATTTTTAGACTTTCATCTGCGATGGTATTATAGAGTGAATCGATAATATCGGGATCATCTTCAAGGAGCATCTGAGCGGTTGTAAACTGAACCTTTTCAAAGGCTGTTGAGATTTGACCAATACTGGCGATTTGAATGGTGGTGTTGTTATACATGGATTCACTTGCATGGGAAAGGTTCATGGAACTCACAACCCCAAAAAAACCGACAATCGCTGCCACTAGAGCAACTATCAGAAAACTTAACAAGAGTTTGGTTCTTATCTTCAAATCAGAGATCCATCTGGACATAATGCCTCCTTGCGATGCCTTTAATTAGGATTAATTCACCTTTAAAGCCATTATAATTGTGAGCTTTTAAAAAGTCAAATATTAATAAAATTCAAAACGGACAATATAACATATTTATTCAAAAAAAACAAATATAATTTATTAAAATATGTAATAAATTAAGTTGCTAAAATTTATATCTCAAAAAGTCTTTTAAATAAATCATTTCATGGTAAAATATATTTTTAAGAGAATTAATAGTTATAAATTATAGGGAATTGGGTTTAGGTTATTTTGATATAATTTATGAAGAATACACAAAAAGTGAGGACGAAAAAATGCTTAAATTGGAGAATATTTCTTTTGAAGTAGATAATGAAAAAGAGATACTTAAGAATGTCAACCTGACTATTGAAAAGGGCAAATTTATTGCGATTACCGGCCCCAATGGCGGCGGAAAATCGACTTTAGCCAGAATTATTTCCGGCGTTTTAAAACCCACAAAAGGGACGATTACATTTAATGGCGAGGATATTACAGATCTGGATATAACTGCGCGAGCTAATAAAGGGATCAGTTTTGGTTTTCAACAGCCGGTTCGTTTTAAAGGTATCACAGTATTCGATTTACTTAAAATTGCTGCAGATCGCGAACTTGATGCTCACGAAGCCAGTCATTTTCTGTCGGATGTAGGTCTTTGTGCCAAGGACTATATTTTTAGAGAATTAAACGACGGCTTATCTGGAGGTGAAATCAAGCGTATTGAAATTGCCACTATTATCGCCCGAAATACCAGCTTTTCTATTTTTGATGAACCGGAAGCGGGCATAGATTTGTGGAGCTTTAATCATTTAATTGATATATTTATGAAGATGCATCAGGAGCAGGACAAGTCGATTGTGATTATCTCACACCAGGAGCGAATTCTTGATGTTGCAGATGAGATTATTGCCATGGTTGACGGAGCGATTGTGCGTCGGGGAGCTAAAGAGGCGGTATTACCTGAGCTGCTGCACTGTGAAGATCCCCAAAACTGCCTGAATTGTCAGGATATTCTGGAGGCATAGACATGAATGAACTTGCAAAAAAATTATTAAAAGAAGTAACTGGTCTGGAAGAAATGCCTAAAGGGGCTTACAGTATAAGAGAAAACAGCAAAAGTCTGGCTAAGCAGTCCAGCGAAAATATAGATATTGTCAGTAAAAAAGATAATTCAGGAATTGACATTATCGTCAAACCCAATACGAAATCGGAAAATGTCTTTATCCCTGCGCTGGTTACCTGTGGTGGTGTCAGTGATCTTGTTTATAATGACTTTTATATTGGTGAAAATGCGGATGTGACAATTATCGCTGGTTGCGGAGTAGGAACAGGTGATTCCTGTGATGGTTCTGAGCATAACGGCATTCACCGATTTTTTCTGGCGAAAAATTCAAAAGTGCGTTATGTGGAAAAACACATCGGTGAAGGAGAAGGAACCGGAAAACGGGTAATTGACCCAGTCTCTGAAATTCTTCAGGAAGAAGGTTCGTATATGGAAATGGAGACTACACAGATAAAGGGAATCGATTCTACCAGACGTGTGACTAGAGCGAAACTTAAAGATAATGCGAAACTTGTGATTAAAGAAAAACTCATGACCCATGGTGATCAGTTTGCCGAGTCCAGTTTTGAGGTGGATATGGATGGCGTAGACTCCAGTGTAAATTTGATTTCCCGATCAGTAGCCAGAGAAAAATCGCGACAAACCTTTATCTCAAAAATAAACGGGAATACCAAATGTATGGGACATTCTGAATGCGATGCGATTATTATGGACCAAGGAGTTGTCAGTGCTATTCCTGAGATAACCGCCAATCATTTGGATGCTACATTGATTCATGAGGCGGCAATTGGTAAAATAGCTGGTGATCAGATGATTAAATTGATGACTTTAGGCCTTACAGAGTCTGAGGCTGAAGCAAAAATTATCGACGGATTTTTAAATTGATGGTTAAAAAGGGTATTAATCCCTTTAAATAGTGTCATATCGTGTTCACCTGAAATTAGTTCTTTCTTTTAAAGGAATTAAGTCGCAGAAGGAGATGGTAATTTAATGAAAATCAAACAATTATTACTGCCCATCGACGGTAGTGAGAGAAGCCTTAAATCTATAGAGCTGGTAAAAACCCTTTACCAGCCGGGAACAGTCAAGATTGATCTGATTATGGTCAGCGAAGATATGGATGAAATTATATCTGAAGAAAAGTTTGAAGCGGCAGAGGAAGAGGCCATGCCGATTCTTCTAAAAGCTGCTGATGAGCTTAAAGGATATGATGTGAACTGTGAATTGTTGACTGGAAAAGCCGGCGAAGAAATCCTTAATTATGCGGAAGAACATTATACTGATATTATTTTTATGACCAAGTCAACCCGTCATGGCTGGCTCAGAATGATCGGTTCGGTCTCTACTTATGTGGTGAAATATGCTAAATGTATCGTTGTAATTGTACCGGAAATATAAAATAAGAGCTGCCACAAACTGGTTTATCAGTTTGCGGCAGCTCTTTTTAAATTATGTTGCTTTTGCGGTTTTGACGAATCTGGTGAATCAGTTTAGCGGTAGAAGAAACGATGATAATTCCCATCGATAGAGCTGCGGATACGGCAATGGTATAAAGTCCGGTTTCAACACCTGCTGCGATGTCACCATTTAAGAAATTGAGCATTGTATAATAGACACTACCGCCTGGGACCAGGGGGATTAGCGAAACGACAAGATAAATAGTAGTGGGAGAAGCTGTCAGGCGGGCCATAATTTCGGAATAAAGAGCAATCGATAGGGTTGCGAGGAAACAATTAAAAACGTCACCATCAAAAAAAAGTTGACCCAGCTGAAAACTGAATTGGGCGATAAAACCGCCAAATGCTGCATAGAATAATTTATTCCGACGGATATTCATGATTATCGCAAAAGCCAGAGAGCCCCCGAATGCATAAAGACAAGTTAGAAGATTCATTAAATAACCCCCAGTACAGATTGAAAAAGGCTTAGCGGCAAAGCCACACCGGTAGCGATGGCAGCACCGATTAGAAGGGCTTCAATCCCTTTGGTGATGCCGGCCAAATAATCACCGGCAATGACATCCCGCAATGATTGTGTGATTGCAAGACCCGGAACCAGCGGCATGATCGAACCAATGATGATCGTATTAAAGCTCTCGGCAATACCCAGCAGCGTTACGGTAACAGAAAGCGTTGAAATCATCATCCCGGCAATAATCGTGATAAAAAAACGATTGGTTTCAAACTTTGCCATATAGTGGGTTTGCAGGTTAATAAGGACACCGATGCAAAAGGCAATCAGACTGTTTTTAATGCTGCCGCCAAAGAAAAGAGCGAACATTAAAGCCGCAAAACCAGTGGATATAACCTGGAGACAAAAAGGATATTCAGGGATTAACCGAATAGCCTCGATTTCAGCGATGATTTCCCCGTAGTCGAGAGTTTCCCGGGACAGTCGTCGGGATAAATCGTTAATCTCATCAACAATGGTCAGATCGATACTGCGTTTATGTATACGTCGGGTTCTGGTAATTGTTCTGCCACCATCCTTACGGATATAGATGATGATGGTGGTGGGGATTACAAAAATTTCGGCTTCTTTAGCTCCTAGAGATAAACAGACACGGGAGATCGATTCTTCAACCCGGTAGGTTTCAGCACCACTGGATAATAGCAATGTGCCCATTTCAATCGCTATGTGGCTGATTTCTGAGAGTGTCATCGTTTTGCTGAAAGAATTGCGTCAAGTATTTTATGAGCAACATCATGCTTGGACATCAATGGCAGTTCTGTTGTCTCGTTTGCTGTAATAAGGGTCACGCGATTTGTGGAGGTATTAAAACCAGCTCCGCTTTCTTTCAGATTATTGGCAACCATCATATTAACGTTTTTATTCTCCAGTTTCAATACGGTGTTTTCAACCATATTCTGGGTTTCCATGGAAAAGCCGCACAGAAACTGATCACTGCGCTTTTTCTGGCCTAAGGTTTTTAATATATCGATGGTGGGAACCAGGGAAATATCTGTTTTGGCCTGATTTTTTTTAATCTTATGCTCAGAAACATCAGCAGGTTTAAAGTCTGCAACTGCGGCTGCTTTGATGGTAATATCGGTTTCTTCAAAATGTTCCATAACAGCCGAAAGCATTTCACTGGCTGAAAAAACTGGAATGAAGTGAACAAAGTCTGGAGGCGTCAATGCCGTTTTGCCACTGACCAGAGTGACATTAGCGCCTCTTAACATGGCAGCCCGGGCGATAGCATAACCCATTTTACCACTGGAATGATTAGTAATGTATCGAACCGGATCGATGGCCTCACAGGTTGGTCCGGCGGTAACTAATATGTTCTGACCAGCCAGGTCTTTGGGATATGCAATTTCCCTGATAATATGTTCTATCAAAAGACTTTCATCAGGTAGTTTACCGGCACCTACATCTTTGCAGGCGAGTATTCCGGTTGCCGGATTGATTATTTTATACTTATGAGCAGCCAGCTTCTCCAGATTTTCCTGGACAAAAGGATTATCATACATTGCGGTATTCATTGCCGGTGCTATCAGTTTTGGACAGCGGCAGGCCATGATTGTGGTCGTTAGCATATCATCGGCAATTCCACCGGCTATTTTACCAATGACATTGGCTGATGCCGGGGCAACCATAAAAAGATCTGCTCGTTTAGCCAGGGCTACATGAGCAACGTCATATCTTACGTTTCGATCGAATGTGTCGACAATGCATTTTTGGGAGGTTAAAGTTTCAAATACCAGGGGTGATATAAATTCCTGGGCATTTTGGGTCATGATAACCTGGACATTGCATCCCATTTTAACAAGCTGACTTGCCACGTTTGCCATTTTGTAGGCGGCGATAGAGCCGGTAATCCCCAGCACAACGGTTTTATTTTTAAGTAGTGATTTCATTTTTCCCTCGATTAGTCGGTTTTAATCTATTATAGCAAAGGGAGGTGAGTGGGTAAATAGATCTTTGCCTTGAAGTTTTAGGAATTAATGTTATAATAATACTGCATTGTATCCGACTTGATTGGAACGATAGCAGGAGGTAAAGAAATGAAAAACTCAAAGACCAGTGATCTGGTCAAACTGTCCTTTTTTGTGGCGATTATCGTCTTGATGGCAGTAACCCCGTTTTTGGGTTACATCCCGCTGGGATTCACCAGAGCAACAATTATTCATGTTCCGGTTATTATCGGAAGCATTATGATGGGACCGGTTTACGGAGCCATCATGGGCTTTGTTTTCGGATTGACCAGTTTTTTGAACAACACATTTAACCCGACTGTTACTTCTTTTGTCTTTACGCCATTTTATTCATTGGGAACCTATTCCGGAAATTTCTGGAGTCTTGTAATAGTTTTTGTTCCCCGAATTTTAGTCGGTATTGTTCCTCATTATGTATATAAAGGAATAAAAAAGATTAAGGATAATGATATTCTTGCCCTTGGTGTAGCAGGTGTAGCGGGTTCATTAACCAACACGCTGCTGGTAATGAACATGATTTATCTGTTTTTTGGTGAAAGCTACGCTTCAGTCCGGGAAACTGATTTTTCAGGCCTATATGCGGTTATTCTATCGGTTATTGCGATTAATGGGGTTCCAGAAGCGATCGTTGCTGGGATTCTAACTGTTGCAGTTTGTAAAGCTTTGTTGAAGATCACTCAGAAGCCGGCATTGTTATAGCTGATATAAAAATAGAGAATTAATTAAGAGTAAAAAAACTCCAGTTTTTTATAAGCTGGAGTTTTTCATTTCTCTTTTTTAACGTAAGGATGAGAAAAGCAGGCGATAATTTATAGTGAATTATTCTTGTATAATAATAAGACTGATGGTAAGATTAATTTATTCTTTTTAGGAATTACATAAGGCAATGTGGAGGGGTTTATGTTTATCGCCAGACAGCCAATTTTTGATGCGAAATTAAATGTTTTTGGTTACGAGCTTTTATTCAGACAGGGCGATCAATCAGCAGGTTTTGACGGTGTCACTTCGCAAGGAGCCAGCGCATCAGTGTTATTGGGATTATATGAGATTGGACTGGATCAAATCGTTGAAAATAAACTGGCTTTTATTAATTTTGACGAGCAGTTTATCCATTCAGAAGCACTGGAACTGATCAGTTCAGACCGTATGGTCGTCGAAATGCTGGAGGACGTTGAAGTTGATGAACTGTTGTTGGAGCGGCTTAAAAGGGTAAAAGAAAAAGGCTACCAAATCGCGCTGGATGATTTTGATGAGGACCTGGAAACCTATCCGCTAATGCCTTTTGCTGACATTATAAAATTTGATTTGATGGCAACACCTCTAGAGACAATTTGTGAGGCTGTTTTAAAAGCCAGGGGGCTCGGTAAAAAACTTCTCGCTGAAAAAGTGGAAACCCAGGAGGTTTATCTCGAGGCAAAAAAAATGGGATTTGAGCTCTTTCAGGGGTATTTTTTCAGTAAACCGCTGATTGCCGCACAATCCTGCAACAAAGCACCAACAAAACTGCAGTATTTTCGGTTAATATCGGAACTTCATCAAAAGGATCCATCCTATGAGAAACTGGCAGAGCAGATTCAGCTTGATGTTCTGCTCAGTTACCGAATTTTAAGAATGGTAAGTGCCCGAACCGGGAAAAATCAGTTACAATCGATTAAAAATGCCTTAACTTTTATGGGGTTAGATGAAATTGAACGCTGGCTCAGTACGATGATGCTTCAGGATCTGGCAACGGACAAACCTCATGAATTAATCAGATTGTCAATAGTTAGAAGCCGATTTGCTCAGGATTTATCAAGGCTTCTGGAAATGCCTTCTTCTTGCCAGCATCACGCCTCTTTAATGGGGCTGTTCAGCAGCCTGGATGGGATTCTTGATCAGTCATTAGAAGAGGCGCTTTCTGATATGGTAATCCCGGAGGTTATTAAAGACGCTTTAATTATGAAGCGGGGAGCGCTATTTGGAGTTTATAACTTAATGTTATATTATGAAAAAGGAGACTGGCTGGAAGTGGAAAGAATGGTGGAGTTATTATCTATCGACGAAGAATACCTGAATCAGGCTTATCAGTCGGCGATCCACTGGGCCAGTGATGTACTTTTAATGATTAGCTGAAGATGTGATTGGATAGATTGAAAATGGTTAAACTACAGGATTACATGAAGCTGGCTATAGAAATGGCAAAAAAAGGTTTTGAACAAGGCGAAGTACCTATTGGAGCGGTTTTTGTCTGGGACGGGAAAGTAATTGCAAAAGCGCACAATTTAACAGAAAGCCTAAATGATCCTACTGCTCATGCCGAGATGATTGTTATTCGTGAAGCAGCTAAAAAATTGGGAACCTGGCGTCTCAAGAGAGGCAAGCTCTTTGTAACCGCAGAACCCTGCTATATGTGCACTGGGGCTATCATACAGGCTAGAATTCCGGTTCTGGTGTTTGGCATTAATGAGTGGAAAACCGGTGGTGTTGAATCAACTTTTAAAATTTCCAGGCATCCGAATTTCAACAAAGGGATGCAAATATATGGTGGAATTCTTGATGAAGACTGCAAAGCATTAATGCAGACATTCTTCAAAAATCGGCGATTAGATTCACAATAAAAACAAGGGTTAAAAAGAGGATTTTTGGAAACCGATATCAAAAAATAAGGCATTGACAAAGGGCTTATTAATCGATATAATGACTCAAATAAAAAAATTAACAGCGATGACCAAGAGAAAGATACCGGTAATTGATTTTCAGAGAGTTGGAAGATGGTGTGAATCCAATAAACAATGGTATGTAATACTCACTTGCGAGCTGCTGACCTGAAAGGATCTGTCAGATGTGATTAGGGAAAGCCGTACCTTTTAGGTGTCAACGTTAAACGACTATGGTTAAGGCAGTCTTCTGTTTGACCTGAAGAGAGAATAACTGTGAGGTTATTTTGCATTAGAGTGGTACCGTGGATATTATCCGCCTCTGTTTTTTTATAGAGGTGGATTTTTTTGTTTTCAATATTTCTTATAAGATGTTTATTTAGCATATAAAAAGGATCCTGGTTTATCCGGCGATAATTTTATATAAATTAAGGTTTAGATTTCAAGGAGGAAATTAACGAATGGGAAAATTATTTTATGATGCAGATTGTAATCAAAGCTTACTGGAAGGAAAAACAGTAGCAATCATCGGTTACGGCAGCCAGGGGCATGCACATGCTCAGAATTTAAAAGATTCAGGTGTGAATGTAATTGTTGGTCTATATGAAGGCAGCAAATCCTGGGCAAAAGCTGAAGAAGCCGGCTTAAAAGTTATGACGGCAGCAGATGCATCAAAAGCGGCTGATGTCATTATGATTCTTTTACCAGATGAAGTTCAGTCTAAAATTTATCAAGAAAGCATTTTACCTAATCTGTCAGCAGGCAATTACCTGGTATTTGCACACGGATTTAATATCCACTACGGACAGATTCAACCACCAGCTGATGTCAATGTCTTCATGATTGCTCCAAAAGGACCTGGTCATACAGTAAGAAGTCAATATCAGGAAGGTAAAGGTGTTCCTTGTCTGATCGCAGTTTATCAGGATCCTTCAGGAAATACCCATGATATGGGTCTGGCTTATGCTTCTGGAATTGGTGGAGGACGTGCCGGTATTCTTGAAACAACCTTTAAAGAAGAAACCGAAACGGATTTATTCGGTGAGCAGGCAGTACTATGCGGTGGGGTAACAGCTCTAATGAAAGCTGGATTTGAAACCCTTGTAGAAGCAGGCTATCAACCAGAAAGTGCATATTTTGAATGTGTTCACGAAATGAAATTGATCATCGACCTGGTTGTTCAGGGAGGACTAAGCTACATGCGTTACTCTATCAGTGATACTGCAGAGTATGGTGATTATATCACTGGCAGCAAAATTATTACCGATGAAACTAAACAAGCTATGAAAGGTGTACTTTCTGATATTCAGGATGGCACATTTGCCAGAAACTGGATTCTTGAAAATCAGGCAAACCGTCCTTACTTTAACGCAACCAGACGAATGGAAAAAGAAACACAGGTTGAAAAAGTGGGTGCTGAGCTTCGTACTATGATGTCCTGGATCAAGAAATAATTTAACCGGTTTTAAGAGCAGATCGCTTCTGCTCTTTTTTATAACCATCTAACAATAAAGTGGATGAGCTAAATTCAGTTTCAATTGAGACAAAAAATAACAGGAGGAGATAAAAATGAGCAGAATCGTTAAAATTTTTGATACCACCCTTCGGGATGGTGAACAGTCACCAGGATGCAGCATGAATTTAAAAGAAAAATTGGAGATGGCCAAACAGCTCGAAAGACTCAATATTGACGTTATTGAAGCCGGATTCGCCATTGCCTCTCCTGGTGATTTTGAATCAGTCCAGTTGGTGGCTAAAGAGATAAAAAATGCAACCGTGGCCAGTCTGGCCAGAAGTACGGAGAAAGACATTTCCACGGCTTATGAAGCAATAAAAAATGCTGTTAATCCGCGAATTCATTTTTTTATTGCAACCTCTGATTTACATATGGAGTATAAATTAAAAATGAAGCCGGAAGCAGTTCTTGAAAAAGCAATTGCAATGGCCAAGTTTGCCAGAAATCTATGTGGTGAGGTAGAGTTTTCAGCTGAAGATGCTTCCCGCTCCAGACCGGAGTTTTTATACCAGGTGCTTGAAGCCGTTATCAATGAAGGGGTTTCAGTGGTAAACGTTCCCGATACAGTTGGCTATGCGACACCGGATGAATACTTTAAATTTATTGAAGGTATCAGAAATAATGTTCCCAATATCGATAAAGCGGTGATTTCTGCCCATGTTCATGATGATCTGGGACTGGCTGTCGCCAATTCACTGGCAGCTATCCAGGCAGGTGCCGGACAGGTTGAATGTACGGTTAACGGGATCGGAGAACGAGCCGGCAATGCGGCACTCGAAGAAATCGTAATGGCTTTAAAAACCAGAAATGATATTTATCAGGCAGATACAAATATCGATACGACTCAGATTTATCGTTCCAGCCGTCTATTAACGAAGTTAACAGGAGTAAAAGTTCAACCCAATAAAGCGATTGTTGGAGAAAATGCCTTTGCTCACGAATCGGGAATTCATCAGCATGGGGTTCTGGCTAACAAGCAGACCTATGAAATCATGACCCCAGAATCTATTGGATTGAAAGAGAATAAGATGGTTCTGGGAAAACATTCAGGAAAACATGCTTTTGTTGATAAACTGTCCTCTTTGGGTTATTCATTTTCCGCTGAAGAGATTGTTGACTTATTTGAGCAGTTTAAAATGCTGGCTGATAAAAAGAAAGATATCTCTGATAAGGACATCTTAGCCCTGGTTGAACAGAAGCAACTGGCTATCCCTGAAGTTTATAGCCTGGATCGCTTTGTGATCTCTACCGGAAATACCATTTCTACGGCAGCAACCGTACGTCTTAGTAAAAATGGCGATCTGATTGAAGGGGTTTCTCTGGGAGATGGTCCGATCAGTGCCGGATTTAAAGCAGTAAGCGAACTGGTTGGTACTAAATTGACTCTGATTGATTACGGTGTGGAAGCCGTTACGGATGGAACGGATGCCCAGGGTGAAGCCCAGGTTAAGATTTCCGATGGTAATCAGGTTTATCATGGCCGGGGTTTAAGTACAGATATTATTGATGCCAGTTTAAAAGCTTATATTGATGCAGTCAATCAAATGATATATATTAATGAAACCCAGATAAATTCTGAGAAAGTGTAAAGGAGGCAGTTAGATGAGCGAAAAGATACTTGTTTTTGATTCAACTCTCCGTGACGGAGCTCAGGCTGAAGGGATTTCTTTCTCGGTTGAAGATAAAATTAGAGTTATGGAGACACTTGATCGCATGGGTGTTGATTATATAGAAGCAGGGAATCCCGGTTCAAATCCCAAGGATATCGAGTTTTTTAATCGGATTAAAGATGCCAGGTTAAATCATGCTAAGCTGGTGGCTTTTGGCAGTACCAGACGTGGCGGAATCCATGTGGAAGATGATGCTAATCTTGCTGCAATCCTCGATACAAAAACGCCTGCAGTGGCAATTTTCGGGAAAAGCTGGACCTTCCACATTACTGATATCATAAAAACAACATTAGATGAAAATCTTAAAATGATTCAGGATACGATGGCTTATTTAAAAGCGCATGGGAAAGATGTAACCTTTGATGCGGAACACTTTTTCGATGGTTACAAGGCTGATAAAAATTATGCTATTGAAGCGCTTATTGCCGCCCAGGAAGGCGGCGCCGATTGTCTGGCACTATGTGACACTAACGGTGGAACACTGCCTTCAGAGATTTATGAAATCGTAACAGATGTTAAAAGCAAACTGTCGATCCCATTAGGAATCCATTGCCATAATGACAGCGGACTGGCAGTTGCCAACTCACTTATGGCAGTAGAAGCCGGAGTCCGTCAGGTGCAGGGAACATTCCTGGGATATGGTGAACGATCTGGAAATGCAAATCTCTCTTCAATTATTCCTAACTTGCAGCTCAAAATGGGTTATGATTGCTTGTCGGAAGAGGAAATGGAAAAACTGACGACCTCAGCGATTCGGATTGCCGAGATTTCTAATTTCACATTAAGTAATCAAATGCCTTTTGTAGGAAAATCAGCTTTTGCCCACAAAGGTGGAATGCATATTGATGCGGTTATGAAAAATCCTGCCTCATTTGAGCATGTGCCACCGGAATCAGTTGGTAATGAACGGCGGATTTTGATGTCGGAAGTTTCCGGCCGCTCGACTATTATTCAGCTGATTAAGGAAGTGGATCCGACTCTGACCAAAAAATCGGACGAAACAACCCAGGTGATGGATCGAATCAAGGAACTGGAATACCAGGGCTATCAGTTTGAAGGTGCGGAAAGCAGTGTCAAACTATTAATCAGAAAAGAACTGGGTAAGCATAAACCCTATTTTGTTCTTGAAGATTTTAAAACAATTGGTGAAAAGCCGCATTCCAATGAGGGCTTGTGTTCATCAGCGGTGGTAAAAATTAATGTGGATGGCCAGTCAGAAATCAATGCAGCCGAAGGCGACGGACCGGTTAATGCCCTGGATAAGGCTTTGAGAAAGGCTCTGGAAGTATTCTATCCGAGCATTAAAAATGTTCGCCTGACTGACTTTAAAGTCCGTGTCATTGATTCAAAATCGGCGACCGCAGCAAAAGTGCGTGTCTTGATTGAAAGTTCAGACGGCCAGGATATCTGGACCAGTGTGGGTGTTTCAACCG
This genomic interval from Eubacteriaceae bacterium ES3 contains the following:
- a CDS encoding ATP-binding cassette domain-containing protein, with protein sequence MLKLENISFEVDNEKEILKNVNLTIEKGKFIAITGPNGGGKSTLARIISGVLKPTKGTITFNGEDITDLDITARANKGISFGFQQPVRFKGITVFDLLKIAADRELDAHEASHFLSDVGLCAKDYIFRELNDGLSGGEIKRIEIATIIARNTSFSIFDEPEAGIDLWSFNHLIDIFMKMHQEQDKSIVIISHQERILDVADEIIAMVDGAIVRRGAKEAVLPELLHCEDPQNCLNCQDILEA
- a CDS encoding universal stress protein, with the translated sequence MKIKQLLLPIDGSERSLKSIELVKTLYQPGTVKIDLIMVSEDMDEIISEEKFEAAEEEAMPILLKAADELKGYDVNCELLTGKAGEEILNYAEEHYTDIIFMTKSTRHGWLRMIGSVSTYVVKYAKCIVVIVPEI
- a CDS encoding SufD family Fe-S cluster assembly protein, giving the protein MNELAKKLLKEVTGLEEMPKGAYSIRENSKSLAKQSSENIDIVSKKDNSGIDIIVKPNTKSENVFIPALVTCGGVSDLVYNDFYIGENADVTIIAGCGVGTGDSCDGSEHNGIHRFFLAKNSKVRYVEKHIGEGEGTGKRVIDPVSEILQEEGSYMEMETTQIKGIDSTRRVTRAKLKDNAKLVIKEKLMTHGDQFAESSFEVDMDGVDSSVNLISRSVAREKSRQTFISKINGNTKCMGHSECDAIIMDQGVVSAIPEITANHLDATLIHEAAIGKIAGDQMIKLMTLGLTESEAEAKIIDGFLN
- a CDS encoding threonine/serine exporter family protein, with protein sequence MTLSEISHIAIEMGTLLLSSGAETYRVEESISRVCLSLGAKEAEIFVIPTTIIIYIRKDGGRTITRTRRIHKRSIDLTIVDEINDLSRRLSRETLDYGEIIAEIEAIRLIPEYPFCLQVISTGFAALMFALFFGGSIKNSLIAFCIGVLINLQTHYMAKFETNRFFITIIAGMMISTLSVTVTLLGIAESFNTIIIGSIMPLVPGLAITQSLRDVIAGDYLAGITKGIEALLIGAAIATGVALPLSLFQSVLGVI
- a CDS encoding ECF transporter S component, coding for MKNSKTSDLVKLSFFVAIIVLMAVTPFLGYIPLGFTRATIIHVPVIIGSIMMGPVYGAIMGFVFGLTSFLNNTFNPTVTSFVFTPFYSLGTYSGNFWSLVIVFVPRILVGIVPHYVYKGIKKIKDNDILALGVAGVAGSLTNTLLVMNMIYLFFGESYASVRETDFSGLYAVILSVIAINGVPEAIVAGILTVAVCKALLKITQKPALL
- a CDS encoding threonine/serine exporter family protein, with the protein product MNLLTCLYAFGGSLAFAIIMNIRRNKLFYAAFGGFIAQFSFQLGQLFFDGDVFNCFLATLSIALYSEIMARLTASPTTIYLVVSLIPLVPGGSVYYTMLNFLNGDIAAGVETGLYTIAVSAALSMGIIIVSSTAKLIHQIRQNRKSNII
- a CDS encoding EAL domain-containing protein, which codes for MFIARQPIFDAKLNVFGYELLFRQGDQSAGFDGVTSQGASASVLLGLYEIGLDQIVENKLAFINFDEQFIHSEALELISSDRMVVEMLEDVEVDELLLERLKRVKEKGYQIALDDFDEDLETYPLMPFADIIKFDLMATPLETICEAVLKARGLGKKLLAEKVETQEVYLEAKKMGFELFQGYFFSKPLIAAQSCNKAPTKLQYFRLISELHQKDPSYEKLAEQIQLDVLLSYRILRMVSARTGKNQLQSIKNALTFMGLDEIERWLSTMMLQDLATDKPHELIRLSIVRSRFAQDLSRLLEMPSSCQHHASLMGLFSSLDGILDQSLEEALSDMVIPEVIKDALIMKRGALFGVYNLMLYYEKGDWLEVERMVELLSIDEEYLNQAYQSAIHWASDVLLMIS
- the tadA gene encoding tRNA adenosine(34) deaminase TadA; this encodes MVKLQDYMKLAIEMAKKGFEQGEVPIGAVFVWDGKVIAKAHNLTESLNDPTAHAEMIVIREAAKKLGTWRLKRGKLFVTAEPCYMCTGAIIQARIPVLVFGINEWKTGGVESTFKISRHPNFNKGMQIYGGILDEDCKALMQTFFKNRRLDSQ
- the coaBC gene encoding bifunctional phosphopantothenoylcysteine decarboxylase/phosphopantothenate--cysteine ligase CoaBC, which gives rise to MKSLLKNKTVVLGITGSIAAYKMANVASQLVKMGCNVQVIMTQNAQEFISPLVFETLTSQKCIVDTFDRNVRYDVAHVALAKRADLFMVAPASANVIGKIAGGIADDMLTTTIMACRCPKLIAPAMNTAMYDNPFVQENLEKLAAHKYKIINPATGILACKDVGAGKLPDESLLIEHIIREIAYPKDLAGQNILVTAGPTCEAIDPVRYITNHSSGKMGYAIARAAMLRGANVTLVSGKTALTPPDFVHFIPVFSASEMLSAVMEHFEETDITIKAAAVADFKPADVSEHKIKKNQAKTDISLVPTIDILKTLGQKKRSDQFLCGFSMETQNMVENTVLKLENKNVNMMVANNLKESGAGFNTSTNRVTLITANETTELPLMSKHDVAHKILDAILSAKR